Proteins encoded together in one Halalkaliarchaeum sp. AArc-CO window:
- a CDS encoding MFS transporter yields MTSESTSRGWKVNTVLILLWQVTASVCFYTIYAVTPFVRDEFLVSATLVGVMLTTLTLGYTVFLFPVGSLVDEYGEGLMLVVGLFGLGLAAAAVTVAPTYLGLLFVVFVLGAFYATAMPGTNKAVFNAIPTERLNLAMGIKQVGVTAGSGISAILIPWFGATRFGWEVGFLLASVAAAVVGVLFYWTYEEGGGGDGGSRHGIRTHFSNPSYLVVTGAGFFLGAALFTTVGYTILYVDESVGASVVFAGVTLAFAQVFGSVGRVGFGWLADRLSAPLTTSTLRILVVQAGASTLLFLAVTRVESPLVTLFAFSLLGTFVLGFTGIYYSCIGSLVPTEQMGSATAGGQIALNSGALVAPTTFGFLVDVRGYSEAWTMLALATFASFLLLFALLRRY; encoded by the coding sequence ATGACCAGTGAATCGACCTCTCGCGGGTGGAAAGTAAACACCGTCCTCATTCTGCTGTGGCAGGTCACGGCCAGCGTGTGTTTTTACACTATTTACGCGGTGACTCCGTTCGTCAGGGACGAGTTTCTCGTGTCCGCGACCCTGGTCGGAGTGATGTTGACGACGTTGACTCTCGGCTACACAGTGTTTTTGTTCCCGGTGGGTTCGCTGGTCGACGAGTACGGGGAGGGATTGATGCTCGTCGTCGGACTCTTCGGACTCGGTCTCGCGGCGGCCGCCGTGACGGTTGCCCCGACGTACCTCGGGTTGCTTTTCGTCGTGTTTGTCCTCGGAGCGTTTTACGCGACAGCGATGCCAGGGACGAACAAGGCGGTGTTCAATGCCATCCCGACGGAGCGACTCAACCTCGCGATGGGGATAAAACAGGTCGGCGTAACCGCAGGAAGTGGGATCAGCGCGATCCTTATCCCGTGGTTCGGAGCGACCCGCTTCGGATGGGAAGTCGGATTTTTGCTCGCGTCAGTGGCCGCCGCAGTGGTCGGCGTCCTTTTTTACTGGACGTACGAGGAGGGCGGTGGCGGGGACGGCGGCAGTCGACACGGGATCCGAACACACTTTAGCAATCCCTCGTATCTCGTGGTGACCGGTGCGGGCTTTTTCCTCGGCGCCGCGCTTTTTACGACAGTCGGGTACACGATCCTCTACGTCGACGAGTCCGTCGGCGCAAGCGTGGTGTTCGCCGGAGTCACGCTCGCGTTCGCTCAGGTGTTCGGCAGCGTCGGCCGGGTCGGATTCGGCTGGCTTGCCGATCGACTTTCGGCCCCGCTTACGACGTCGACGCTGCGGATCCTCGTGGTGCAGGCGGGAGCTTCGACCCTGCTTTTCCTCGCCGTAACACGTGTCGAGTCGCCGCTCGTCACACTGTTTGCCTTCTCGTTGCTCGGAACGTTCGTGCTGGGATTCACCGGCATCTACTACTCGTGTATCGGATCGCTCGTTCCGACCGAGCAGATGGGGAGTGCGACTGCAGGCGGGCAGATCGCGCTCAACTCCGGGGCGCTCGTCGCCCCGACGACGTTCGGATTTCTCGTCGACGTCCGCGGTTACAGCGAGGCGTGGACGATGCTCGCGCTGGCGACGTTCGCCTCCTTTCTCCTGCTGTTTGCGCTGTTGCGACGCTACTGA
- a CDS encoding TAXI family TRAP transporter solute-binding subunit, with amino-acid sequence MVVNNNQSRREVLKTIGAASAVGATGLAGCLGDGEEVVTIGATSTGSSTQAAAQALARAANQHSETVRVDPQETGGWTANLYEFEGGDIPAMGVDNNSLAKAMAGEGPFEDEPVDTLPMQGFIFTSLEMYWMAIEGSGIESTQDIEDGGYTIYPIQPGFGTRLLTQEVIERAGLWEQNDINNLDTGDIAGAVEEGRIDAMVVYGANGVDLTGWAQEVDARAEGELYAIPIHDTFEEAIDNTPGALKTEFEPYGWLNQEAVTSRTDTVTSWALAGQWAFGPDISADATYELCRLAVEHDDTIRESDPTTLDHTPESMTDAVIEDLEIHPGVADFFEEHGVWDDSWIRGEV; translated from the coding sequence ATGGTAGTGAATAACAACCAGTCGCGGCGTGAGGTTTTAAAAACGATTGGAGCAGCTAGTGCAGTTGGGGCCACAGGTCTCGCGGGTTGCCTCGGGGACGGTGAGGAAGTCGTCACGATCGGTGCTACGTCGACCGGAAGCTCGACGCAAGCGGCCGCACAGGCGCTCGCGAGGGCCGCAAACCAGCACAGCGAAACTGTCCGCGTCGACCCGCAGGAGACGGGGGGATGGACGGCGAACCTCTACGAGTTCGAAGGTGGAGACATTCCCGCGATGGGAGTCGACAACAACTCGCTTGCAAAGGCCATGGCGGGTGAAGGGCCATTCGAAGACGAACCGGTAGACACGCTTCCGATGCAGGGGTTCATTTTCACGAGCCTGGAGATGTACTGGATGGCCATCGAGGGGTCCGGCATCGAGTCCACACAGGACATCGAGGATGGCGGGTACACGATCTATCCGATTCAGCCCGGGTTCGGGACACGGCTGTTGACACAGGAGGTCATCGAACGCGCGGGATTGTGGGAGCAAAACGACATCAACAACCTGGACACGGGCGACATCGCCGGCGCGGTCGAAGAGGGGCGGATCGACGCGATGGTCGTCTACGGCGCCAACGGGGTCGACCTCACGGGCTGGGCCCAGGAGGTCGACGCCAGGGCGGAGGGCGAACTGTACGCGATTCCGATCCACGACACGTTCGAGGAGGCGATCGACAACACCCCGGGCGCGCTGAAGACGGAGTTCGAACCGTACGGCTGGCTCAACCAGGAGGCGGTCACGAGCCGAACGGACACCGTGACGAGCTGGGCACTGGCGGGTCAGTGGGCGTTCGGACCGGATATCTCGGCGGATGCGACCTACGAGCTCTGCCGACTCGCGGTCGAACACGACGACACGATCCGGGAGTCCGACCCGACGACGCTCGATCACACTCCCGAGAGTATGACCGACGCCGTCATCGAGGACCTCGAAATTCATCCGGGTGTGGCAGACTTCTTCGAGGAGCACGGCGTCTGGGACGACTCGTGGATCCGTGGTGAAGTCTAG
- a CDS encoding DUF2267 domain-containing protein, whose protein sequence is MNFDEFTGTVQHRLELPDTGRAVRAIRATLMTLGSRIPEENAEDLAASLPMEIKWYLTGAVEEHGQRFDWREFIDRVSEIENVDPPEAAHHARIVVDLVHSEIPTSDFRQLRDMLPESEDDENWRKLFEIVDAGGWSNAHEVQTGGGPQPETDSE, encoded by the coding sequence ATGAACTTCGATGAATTCACCGGGACAGTACAACACAGGCTCGAACTCCCGGACACGGGACGTGCAGTGCGCGCGATCCGGGCGACGCTGATGACGCTGGGTTCTCGGATCCCGGAGGAGAACGCCGAGGACCTGGCAGCTTCGCTGCCGATGGAGATCAAGTGGTACCTGACCGGTGCTGTAGAGGAACACGGCCAGCGGTTCGACTGGCGGGAGTTCATCGACCGGGTAAGCGAGATCGAAAACGTCGACCCGCCCGAAGCCGCCCACCACGCGAGAATCGTCGTCGACCTCGTCCACTCGGAGATACCGACATCCGACTTTCGGCAGCTCCGGGACATGCTGCCGGAAAGCGAGGACGACGAAAACTGGCGGAAGCTGTTCGAGATAGTCGACGCTGGCGGGTGGAGCAACGCCCACGAGGTCCAGACCGGCGGCGGGCCGCAGCCCGAGACCGATTCCGAGTGA
- a CDS encoding acetyl-CoA hydrolase/transferase C-terminal domain-containing protein yields MTRTTGFDPEAGRLQGVSSVVDAQTAASAIDPDDVVLVSGFGGVGYPKRVPEALASGYSGLGLTVVSGGGVGAEIDDRLVESGNIARRYPFQTRRTSRNAINDGRVGFHDRHISRFGDEVRFGEYGTPDLAIVEAVAVGDGWLVPSTSIGHTPSFVAAADRLIVEVNRTQPLELARVHDVYLRELPPNREAIPLEGPTDRIGGPAISFDPATLVAVVETDRADDPYEFRDPDDTDRQIAEGLGTFLEAELDGNPMLAETVHLQFGVGSMGNALMGTLGAVDFGDRDVVYFGEVFQDGLLDSIDSGLLSGASATSLALSETGQRRLFADIDRYAADVTLRPASVSNNPALVERFGVVGVNSAIEVDLYGNANATHIGGTHLVNGIGGGGDFNRNCRLSVLALPSTAGDGDISRIVPMCPHVDHTEHDFSVVVTEHGIADLRGATPRERARALVDIADPSFRRDLRAYLRRAKEGGGNTPHDLETVFEWQNSRD; encoded by the coding sequence ATGACGCGAACGACAGGGTTCGATCCGGAGGCCGGGCGCCTGCAGGGTGTCTCGTCCGTCGTAGACGCTCAGACCGCCGCGTCAGCGATCGATCCAGATGACGTCGTCCTCGTCAGCGGTTTCGGAGGAGTTGGCTATCCAAAGCGGGTTCCGGAAGCGCTGGCATCAGGCTACAGTGGCCTGGGCCTCACTGTCGTGAGCGGCGGCGGCGTCGGTGCGGAGATCGACGACCGGCTCGTCGAATCCGGGAATATCGCCCGTCGGTATCCGTTTCAAACGAGGCGAACCTCTCGAAACGCCATCAACGACGGCAGGGTCGGGTTCCACGACAGGCACATCTCGAGATTCGGCGACGAAGTTCGGTTCGGCGAGTATGGAACGCCCGACCTCGCGATCGTCGAGGCCGTGGCGGTCGGAGACGGCTGGCTCGTTCCGTCGACGTCGATCGGACACACGCCCTCGTTCGTCGCGGCCGCCGACCGGTTGATCGTCGAGGTGAACCGAACCCAGCCGCTGGAACTGGCACGAGTCCACGACGTGTATCTCCGAGAGCTTCCGCCGAACAGGGAGGCGATACCGCTCGAGGGGCCGACCGACCGGATCGGCGGCCCGGCGATCTCGTTCGATCCAGCAACGCTGGTCGCGGTCGTCGAGACGGACCGCGCCGACGATCCCTACGAGTTTCGGGATCCAGACGACACCGACCGACAAATCGCCGAGGGGCTCGGCACCTTTCTGGAGGCGGAACTCGATGGGAACCCGATGCTCGCGGAGACAGTTCACCTGCAGTTCGGCGTCGGGAGCATGGGAAATGCGCTGATGGGGACGCTCGGAGCAGTCGACTTCGGGGATAGGGACGTCGTCTACTTCGGGGAGGTGTTCCAGGACGGTCTCCTCGACAGCATCGATAGCGGGCTCCTCTCGGGAGCCAGTGCCACGTCTCTCGCGCTGTCGGAAACCGGGCAACGCCGGCTATTTGCCGACATCGACCGCTACGCCGCAGACGTCACGCTGCGCCCGGCAAGCGTGTCGAACAACCCAGCACTCGTCGAACGCTTCGGCGTTGTCGGAGTGAACAGCGCAATCGAGGTGGACCTGTACGGTAACGCCAACGCGACTCACATCGGCGGAACCCACCTCGTAAACGGGATCGGCGGCGGCGGGGACTTCAACCGCAACTGCCGGTTGAGCGTTCTCGCACTCCCCTCGACGGCCGGGGACGGAGACATCTCGCGGATCGTCCCCATGTGTCCCCACGTCGACCACACCGAACACGACTTCTCGGTCGTGGTCACCGAACACGGGATTGCCGACCTGCGCGGGGCGACTCCGAGGGAACGCGCCCGGGCGCTCGTCGATATCGCCGACCCGTCGTTCAGGAGGGACCTCCGCGCATATCTACGGCGTGCCAAAGAAGGGGGAGGAAACACGCCACACGACCTCGAGACCGTTTTTGAATGGCAGAACAGTCGGGATTGA
- a CDS encoding TRAP transporter fused permease subunit — MKTLNTDRNQNVLEFILTYGSILLWAVVIFYAYTQLIERALYGVMFLGGILLLYIVHEYMDVFEEDDYLSAVLLGISAIIVLVTTVYIVQNFQMLFVEQRGTATDLQLALAVAFTLAMIYLTWRSFGMTFLVVLLAGIGYGLFGQYIPGVLGHGGISWGRMLRLLVLEVEGFYGFLNRLVAAWIALFLLYAGLLKAYGAFDLILRLAVRSAKYVSSGVAQTAVIASAVIGSVNGSQTANAGMTGSFTIPMMIENGVEPKTAGGIESVASTSGQVLPPVMGAGAFIMASLITGITYIDVVIAGLIPAAILVVSVVVAVHYIAAPQIEDPSMDDFFEDKKTAVEIVLETLKYGIPLVVLIYVLGVLQYTVMTGALWTSVSMIITGTTIPVAKAAYDRRSISGEIRTVIDQTIEGSREGVVVLAPVAIILAAINGVVDILMATGVPTAVSLALLDLSGGIMIVAVILSMAICILLGLGMPTTAAYTVVALLVAPTLINQFDIPHLASHYFVFYAAILAGLTPPIATCAAVACGIAGADFWETIWEGLKISAPLYILPFTFVYHPEIVSGTFDATTYSIGVLALIGALSIIHGINYRFSFDRTVTYAARAVFFALGIVAMVFPNLVVQLGAVAAIALLYLLQAFKGKPDPVGAFRSFFRNLLGYINGRRTVPEEQ, encoded by the coding sequence ATGAAAACTCTCAACACCGATCGCAATCAAAACGTACTCGAGTTCATACTGACGTACGGTTCGATCCTGCTGTGGGCCGTCGTCATATTTTACGCGTACACACAGCTCATCGAACGCGCGCTGTACGGCGTCATGTTCCTGGGCGGAATCCTCCTTTTGTACATCGTCCACGAGTACATGGACGTCTTCGAGGAGGACGACTACCTGTCTGCGGTCCTGCTCGGCATTTCTGCGATAATCGTTCTGGTCACCACGGTCTACATTGTCCAGAACTTCCAGATGCTGTTCGTCGAACAGCGGGGGACGGCAACCGATCTCCAACTCGCACTCGCGGTCGCGTTCACCCTCGCGATGATCTACCTCACCTGGCGGTCGTTCGGAATGACGTTTCTCGTCGTCCTGCTCGCCGGGATCGGCTACGGGCTGTTCGGCCAGTACATCCCCGGCGTTCTCGGTCACGGGGGGATCTCCTGGGGTCGGATGCTCCGGCTTCTCGTCCTCGAGGTCGAGGGGTTTTACGGGTTCTTGAACCGGCTGGTTGCCGCGTGGATCGCGCTGTTCCTGTTGTACGCCGGCCTGCTCAAGGCGTACGGGGCGTTCGACCTGATCCTCAGACTCGCAGTCAGGTCGGCGAAGTACGTCTCTTCCGGCGTCGCCCAGACGGCAGTGATCGCGAGTGCGGTCATTGGCTCGGTCAACGGGAGCCAGACCGCAAACGCCGGAATGACCGGCTCGTTCACGATCCCGATGATGATAGAGAACGGCGTCGAACCGAAAACTGCCGGCGGAATCGAATCGGTTGCCTCGACGTCGGGACAGGTCCTGCCGCCCGTCATGGGCGCTGGCGCGTTCATTATGGCGTCGTTGATCACGGGCATCACGTACATCGACGTCGTCATCGCCGGCCTGATCCCGGCTGCGATCCTCGTCGTCTCCGTCGTGGTCGCGGTCCACTACATCGCTGCCCCACAGATCGAGGACCCGTCGATGGACGACTTCTTCGAGGACAAGAAGACTGCCGTAGAGATCGTTCTGGAGACGCTCAAGTACGGTATTCCACTCGTCGTTCTCATCTACGTCCTCGGCGTCCTGCAGTACACGGTGATGACCGGCGCGCTGTGGACGTCGGTGTCGATGATCATCACTGGCACAACGATTCCCGTTGCGAAGGCAGCCTACGATCGACGAAGTATCTCCGGGGAGATCAGAACCGTCATCGACCAGACGATCGAAGGGTCCCGCGAAGGCGTCGTCGTGCTCGCTCCGGTCGCGATCATCCTCGCGGCGATCAACGGCGTCGTCGACATCCTGATGGCTACCGGCGTGCCGACCGCCGTGTCGCTTGCGCTTTTGGATCTCTCTGGTGGGATCATGATCGTCGCGGTAATCCTCTCGATGGCGATCTGTATCCTGCTCGGGTTGGGCATGCCGACCACGGCGGCGTACACCGTGGTCGCGTTGCTCGTAGCGCCGACGCTGATCAACCAGTTCGACATCCCTCACCTGGCTTCCCATTACTTCGTGTTCTACGCGGCGATCCTCGCGGGGCTTACTCCGCCGATTGCGACGTGTGCTGCGGTGGCGTGTGGAATTGCTGGCGCTGACTTCTGGGAGACGATCTGGGAGGGGCTCAAGATCTCTGCGCCGCTGTACATCCTCCCGTTCACGTTCGTCTACCACCCCGAGATCGTCTCCGGGACCTTCGACGCGACGACGTACAGCATCGGCGTGCTCGCCCTGATCGGCGCGCTGTCGATCATTCACGGGATCAACTACCGGTTTTCGTTCGACCGCACGGTGACTTACGCCGCCCGCGCGGTGTTTTTCGCACTGGGCATCGTGGCGATGGTGTTCCCGAATCTCGTCGTACAGCTCGGTGCAGTTGCAGCGATCGCTCTGCTTTACCTGCTCCAGGCGTTCAAAGGCAAGCCCGATCCCGTCGGCGCGTTCCGATCTTTCTTCAGGAACCTCCTCGGATACATCAACGGCCGTCGAACGGTTCCGGAGGAACAGTAG
- a CDS encoding universal stress protein: MYRMLVPVDVDETRAGAQAEAVLDLAAEMDDLQVEVLYVHEEIDAPADEAGTAYIDAINENLQNLQGLPDSTATFVDRLREAGVDADVHSVTGDPATAILELADEFQVDTIVLGARRRSPVGKVLFGSVTQSVILDSDCPVTVAPEPRTEQ, from the coding sequence ATGTATCGAATGCTCGTGCCGGTAGACGTAGACGAGACCCGTGCCGGAGCACAGGCCGAGGCGGTTCTCGACCTCGCAGCGGAGATGGACGACCTACAGGTAGAGGTTCTGTACGTTCACGAGGAGATCGACGCCCCTGCAGACGAGGCGGGAACGGCGTACATCGACGCCATAAACGAAAACCTCCAGAACCTGCAGGGGCTCCCGGACTCGACAGCAACTTTCGTCGATCGACTACGGGAGGCTGGCGTCGACGCGGACGTCCACAGCGTCACCGGTGATCCGGCCACAGCAATCCTCGAACTCGCAGACGAATTCCAGGTCGACACGATCGTTCTCGGTGCTCGTCGGCGGTCGCCGGTCGGAAAAGTCCTGTTCGGGAGCGTCACCCAGTCGGTCATCCTCGATAGCGACTGCCCGGTGACAGTCGCGCCGGAGCCGAGAACCGAGCAGTGA
- a CDS encoding transporter, with amino-acid sequence MSQNRSSDDNAEEHTRTETHERGPATGSDSGVGSVPIVEGAAAGLLAWLLGYLATYLVVSPGVRDSPLNQIIEALDGEPATYEMVGWVFYNAHFVNTVFSDLPFVGSHTTSYIGGEEGFAVLLYVVPIVLLLLAGLAVGYYRGASDPTDGAIAGVTVLIGYLVLSVAGLFLFEITVGGASAAPDRLAGVVLAGIVYPLVFAGAGGAASTLFERDGS; translated from the coding sequence ATGAGTCAAAACAGATCCTCCGACGACAACGCGGAAGAACATACTCGAACAGAAACTCACGAGAGGGGCCCGGCTACCGGTTCCGACTCCGGAGTCGGGAGCGTTCCGATCGTCGAGGGGGCCGCGGCTGGCCTCCTCGCGTGGCTGCTCGGCTATCTCGCCACGTATCTCGTGGTTTCACCGGGCGTACGGGATTCGCCGTTGAACCAGATTATCGAGGCGCTCGACGGCGAACCCGCGACCTACGAGATGGTCGGGTGGGTGTTTTACAACGCCCACTTCGTGAACACCGTCTTCAGTGATCTGCCCTTCGTCGGTAGCCACACCACCTCCTACATCGGCGGCGAGGAGGGCTTTGCTGTCCTGCTGTACGTGGTCCCGATCGTCCTGCTGTTGCTTGCAGGGTTGGCCGTCGGCTACTATCGGGGCGCGTCGGATCCGACCGACGGGGCGATCGCCGGAGTGACCGTCCTGATCGGCTACCTGGTGCTGTCGGTTGCCGGACTGTTCCTCTTTGAGATCACCGTCGGCGGCGCCAGCGCTGCACCCGATCGGCTGGCGGGCGTCGTCCTCGCGGGGATCGTCTATCCACTGGTGTTCGCGGGGGCCGGCGGGGCAGCGTCGACGCTGTTTGAACGCGACGGTTCGTGA
- a CDS encoding phosphoribosyltransferase family protein: MSGQTPFQDRTDAGERLAAKLREREVEADLVLAIPRGGLPLGRAVADELGVPLDVVVAKKIGAPGNPEYAIGAVASDGSVWRNEEAFRGREIDEEYFQRKREEEAENARRKAERYREGGPEPAVAGKRVVLVDDGVATGSTARACIEQLRNAQAERIVLAVPVGPPETIEELVRITDEVVCLESPEYFMGVGGFYRRFDQVSDEEAMAYLE, from the coding sequence ATGTCCGGGCAGACTCCATTCCAGGATCGAACGGATGCGGGCGAGCGTCTCGCGGCGAAACTCCGCGAGCGCGAGGTCGAGGCCGACCTTGTCCTCGCAATCCCGCGGGGAGGCTTGCCGCTGGGGCGGGCGGTCGCCGACGAACTGGGAGTGCCACTCGACGTCGTCGTCGCCAAGAAGATCGGCGCACCCGGGAACCCGGAGTATGCCATCGGCGCGGTCGCGAGTGACGGGAGCGTCTGGCGCAACGAGGAAGCGTTCCGGGGACGCGAGATCGACGAGGAGTACTTCCAGCGGAAGCGGGAGGAGGAAGCGGAAAACGCGCGGCGAAAAGCCGAGCGATACCGCGAGGGGGGACCCGAACCGGCGGTTGCCGGAAAGCGGGTCGTCCTGGTAGACGACGGGGTAGCAACGGGCTCGACCGCCCGTGCGTGTATCGAACAACTGCGAAACGCTCAAGCCGAACGGATCGTCCTCGCCGTACCGGTCGGGCCACCCGAGACGATCGAGGAACTCGTGCGGATTACCGACGAGGTGGTCTGTCTGGAGAGCCCGGAATATTTTATGGGTGTCGGCGGGTTCTACCGACGGTTCGATCAGGTGTCCGACGAGGAAGCGATGGCGTACCTCGAGTAG
- a CDS encoding MaoC family dehydratase, which translates to MTDESDDHTTDTESTPKRLVAGWHGRYYEDFTVGDVYKHPFGRTVTETDNVWLTNLTMNLNPMHFNEAYAAETEFGERLVDGTFVIALAVGMSVIDVSVNATANLGYDDVRHHAPVYHGDTIFAESQVLSKRESSSREHVGIVTTELRAYNQEDTKVLSLKRTPMVLKREHAKPTAARPPGWPPDVGTQPDDLFGDDSLSNDTGTTVDGEETDGEDGP; encoded by the coding sequence ATGACCGACGAATCCGACGACCACACGACAGACACCGAATCGACACCGAAACGACTCGTCGCCGGCTGGCACGGGCGCTACTACGAGGACTTCACCGTCGGCGACGTCTACAAACACCCGTTCGGTCGCACGGTTACCGAGACCGACAACGTCTGGTTGACGAACCTGACGATGAACCTGAATCCGATGCACTTCAATGAGGCGTACGCCGCCGAAACCGAGTTCGGCGAGCGTCTCGTCGACGGAACGTTCGTCATCGCCCTGGCGGTCGGGATGAGCGTCATCGACGTCTCTGTCAATGCGACAGCGAACCTGGGATACGACGACGTGCGGCACCACGCCCCGGTGTATCACGGGGACACGATCTTTGCCGAAAGCCAGGTGCTGTCGAAACGCGAGAGCAGCTCCCGCGAGCACGTCGGTATCGTTACGACCGAGCTGCGTGCGTACAACCAGGAGGACACCAAAGTGCTTTCCCTGAAACGGACACCGATGGTGCTCAAACGCGAACACGCGAAGCCGACTGCGGCGCGTCCGCCGGGATGGCCGCCGGATGTCGGAACGCAGCCGGACGACCTCTTCGGCGACGACTCACTCTCCAATGACACGGGAACGACGGTCGACGGGGAAGAGACGGACGGCGAGGACGGCCCATAA
- a CDS encoding MFS transporter — translation MNQNDRRIVLFTAGSHGLVHTYELSIPILMTIWLVEFSVTAAVLGVVVTLGYGLFGVGALPGGILVDQFGSKPLIVASLLGMAASFVLASASPTFLTLAVAIALWGVAASVYHPAGLSLISKGVSSPGVAYGYHGIGGNLGIGLGPLVTVLLLLQFGWRTVALALAVPTVLVVTYGLAVDLDETAGIDHTKTVDDGETKGQLTVTAITTNTRALFTVAFSLVFVVVLLSGLYYRAFLTFLPDLLSDLLGGLVDIQLFSEGSQYAEEFDVSRYLYVAILMVGVVGQYLGGRLADRFDPVRALSTALGVLAVLAVLFVPAVAVGLLPFLAVALFLGIALFTIQPLQQATVASYSSQETRGLSFGYTFLAIFGVGALGAGLAGTVLTYADVGVLFVVLAVIAGSGSALAFAVRRIDR, via the coding sequence ATGAACCAGAACGACCGCCGAATCGTTTTGTTCACTGCCGGATCACACGGCCTCGTTCACACCTACGAGCTGTCGATTCCGATCCTGATGACGATCTGGCTCGTCGAGTTTTCCGTGACTGCGGCCGTTCTGGGGGTGGTCGTCACGCTCGGATACGGGCTGTTCGGCGTCGGTGCGTTACCGGGAGGTATCCTCGTAGACCAGTTCGGATCGAAGCCGTTGATCGTCGCCTCGCTTCTCGGGATGGCGGCGTCGTTCGTCCTCGCGAGCGCGTCTCCGACGTTTCTCACGCTCGCGGTGGCGATCGCCCTGTGGGGGGTGGCGGCCTCCGTCTACCATCCGGCAGGTCTCTCGCTCATCTCGAAGGGTGTTTCGAGTCCGGGAGTGGCGTACGGCTACCACGGGATCGGTGGCAATCTGGGTATCGGCCTCGGTCCGCTGGTCACCGTGCTGTTGCTCTTACAGTTCGGCTGGCGGACGGTCGCTTTGGCACTTGCTGTGCCGACCGTCCTGGTCGTCACCTACGGCCTTGCCGTCGATCTGGACGAGACTGCCGGCATCGACCATACAAAGACGGTAGACGACGGTGAAACGAAGGGGCAACTCACCGTGACCGCGATTACGACCAACACGCGGGCGCTTTTCACAGTCGCGTTCTCGCTTGTCTTCGTGGTCGTCCTGTTGAGCGGTCTCTACTACCGGGCATTTCTCACGTTCCTGCCGGATCTCCTCTCGGATCTGCTCGGCGGACTAGTCGATATCCAGCTGTTCTCGGAGGGGAGCCAGTATGCCGAGGAGTTCGACGTCTCGAGGTATCTCTACGTGGCGATCCTGATGGTCGGCGTCGTCGGGCAGTATCTCGGGGGACGGCTCGCCGATCGGTTCGACCCCGTCCGGGCTCTCTCGACTGCACTGGGGGTGCTTGCCGTCCTGGCGGTGCTTTTCGTCCCCGCAGTCGCCGTCGGATTGCTGCCGTTCCTTGCGGTCGCACTGTTTCTCGGGATCGCACTGTTTACGATCCAGCCGCTCCAGCAGGCCACAGTCGCGAGCTACTCCTCACAGGAAACGCGGGGGCTTTCCTTCGGCTACACGTTCCTGGCCATCTTCGGTGTCGGCGCTCTCGGGGCCGGACTGGCCGGAACTGTACTGACGTACGCCGACGTCGGCGTTCTGTTCGTGGTGCTCGCAGTGATCGCGGGAAGCGGGTCGGCTCTCGCGTTCGCCGTCCGACGCATCGACCGGTGA